The proteins below come from a single Pseudanabaena sp. BC1403 genomic window:
- a CDS encoding HAD-IIB family hydrolase — protein sequence MFNNTENKPLYILLISIHGLIRGHNLELGRDADTGGQTKYVVELAKALAKQSNVERVDLVTRLIIDDAVDPDYSAVTEALAENVQIVRIEAGPEAYIPKEELWSHLDSFTDRLFAWLLEQPRLPDIIHSHYADAGYVGVRLSHLTGLPLIHTGHSLGRDKLRRLLASGMTLEQIEDRYHMLQRVSAEEDTLSNADLVITSTRNEIEDQYELYDYYTPEKMAIIPPGTDLEQFYPPTETDEAIAFKEVLTKFLNNPDKPIILALSRPDERKNIVTLLEAYGRSPRLQELANLVIVAGNREDIRELNEGAQNVLTELLLVMDCYDLYGLVALPKHHISSEVADIYRLAASSKGVFVNPALTEPFGLTLLEAAASGLPLVATENGGPVDIIGNCHNGLLVDPLNGDAIAEALLQILEDATLWQKFSENGLKNVAKFYSWDAHAHTYIQKLQPLVLQQEPLPKPTLSPKAGRYRKRAIFTAIDNTLLGDAEALAQFTQLIRQQHRKFLFGIATGRRLDSVLKILRTNGIPMPDVLITSLGTEIYYPPRFTADVAWNYHIDRLWTPKVLHRIIAPLSGITLQPKEQQSRFKVSYYYDANVAPSMEEILTLLRQQELSVNATLSFGQYLDFVPARASKGLALRYVARQWNIPLEQVLVNGGSGGDEDMLRGNTLGVVVDNRHREELLALNDSDHVYFADKAHAGGILEAIAHYDFFNL from the coding sequence ATGTTCAACAACACCGAGAACAAGCCATTGTATATTCTGCTTATCAGCATTCATGGATTGATCAGAGGTCATAATCTAGAATTAGGTCGAGACGCAGATACTGGAGGGCAAACAAAATATGTTGTGGAATTAGCTAAAGCTCTCGCCAAACAGTCGAATGTAGAGCGCGTTGATTTGGTTACAAGGCTGATCATTGACGATGCTGTAGATCCTGACTATAGTGCAGTGACTGAAGCCTTAGCAGAGAATGTCCAGATTGTTCGGATTGAGGCGGGGCCTGAAGCCTATATTCCCAAAGAAGAATTATGGAGTCATCTTGATAGCTTTACCGATCGCCTATTTGCTTGGTTACTCGAACAGCCTCGTTTACCTGACATTATCCACAGTCATTACGCTGATGCGGGATATGTGGGCGTGCGTCTTTCTCATTTAACGGGTTTACCACTAATCCATACAGGTCATTCTTTAGGACGGGATAAATTGCGAAGATTGCTTGCCTCAGGGATGACGCTCGAACAGATCGAAGATCGCTATCACATGCTCCAGAGGGTGAGTGCGGAAGAAGATACGTTAAGTAATGCTGATTTAGTGATTACTAGCACTCGTAATGAAATCGAAGATCAGTATGAGTTGTATGACTATTACACGCCAGAAAAAATGGCGATTATTCCCCCAGGAACCGATTTAGAGCAATTTTATCCACCGACTGAGACTGATGAAGCGATCGCCTTCAAGGAGGTTTTGACAAAGTTTCTGAATAATCCTGACAAGCCAATTATTCTGGCTCTATCTCGTCCTGATGAACGCAAAAATATCGTGACACTTTTAGAAGCCTACGGGCGATCGCCTCGCTTGCAAGAATTAGCTAATTTAGTGATTGTGGCGGGTAATCGAGAGGATATTCGAGAATTAAATGAAGGGGCGCAAAATGTTCTAACTGAACTATTGTTAGTGATGGATTGCTATGATCTCTATGGGCTGGTGGCTCTACCGAAACATCATATCTCAAGTGAAGTTGCGGATATCTATCGATTAGCGGCTAGTTCCAAAGGTGTTTTTGTGAATCCTGCTTTAACTGAGCCTTTTGGATTAACTCTATTGGAAGCAGCGGCGAGTGGATTGCCCTTAGTTGCTACCGAAAATGGGGGGCCAGTAGATATTATTGGCAATTGCCATAACGGTTTATTAGTTGATCCGCTAAATGGAGATGCGATCGCTGAAGCATTATTGCAAATCCTCGAAGATGCTACCCTTTGGCAGAAATTTTCCGAAAATGGCTTAAAAAATGTTGCGAAATTCTATTCATGGGATGCCCATGCTCACACTTATATCCAGAAACTTCAACCTCTCGTATTGCAGCAGGAACCCTTACCTAAGCCAACATTATCACCAAAGGCAGGTCGGTACCGCAAACGTGCGATTTTCACTGCGATCGACAATACCCTGTTGGGGGATGCGGAAGCATTGGCGCAATTTACTCAACTTATCCGCCAACAACATCGGAAGTTTTTATTTGGAATCGCCACAGGTCGCCGCTTAGATTCAGTTCTCAAGATTTTGAGAACCAATGGGATTCCCATGCCAGATGTTCTCATCACTAGTTTAGGCACAGAAATTTACTATCCACCTCGATTTACTGCTGATGTTGCTTGGAATTACCATATCGATCGTTTATGGACACCAAAAGTACTACACCGCATTATCGCTCCATTATCAGGGATAACACTGCAACCAAAGGAACAGCAAAGTCGGTTTAAAGTTTCCTATTACTACGATGCCAACGTTGCACCGTCAATGGAGGAGATTTTGACACTGTTACGTCAACAGGAATTGTCTGTGAATGCAACCCTTTCCTTTGGTCAGTATCTGGATTTTGTACCTGCAAGAGCTTCCAAAGGGCTGGCTTTGCGATATGTTGCTAGACAATGGAATATTCCGTTAGAGCAGGTTTTGGTAAATGGTGGATCGGGTGGCGATGAAGATATGCTGCGCGGCAATACTTTGGGTGTAGTCGTCGATAATCGTCATCGTGAGGAGTTATTAGCATTGAACGATAGCGATCACGTTTATTTTGCGGATAAAGCTCATGCTGGAGGAATTTTAGAAGCGATCGCTCATTATGATTTCTTTAACTTGTAG
- a CDS encoding antibiotic biosynthesis monooxygenase, with the protein MLGLTEMIDVDREDIPVTAIITHIVRKGREQGYEEWFHGIAAAASMFHGHQGVSAICPQDRFHPEYVVILKFDQYRNLKNWLESDVRKEWIERLQPLIEKPEHIKTLTGLETWFALPNQKSPPPRYKMAIVTWFAVFSVISIVSPLLAPILTKLPSILPQLITTGIVVLILTYLVMPYLTKLLKGWLYPKR; encoded by the coding sequence ATGCTTGGTTTGACGGAAATGATTGATGTTGATCGAGAAGATATTCCTGTTACAGCGATTATCACGCATATTGTCCGAAAAGGTCGCGAACAAGGATATGAAGAATGGTTTCATGGTATTGCTGCTGCCGCCAGTATGTTTCACGGACATCAAGGCGTGAGTGCCATTTGTCCCCAAGATCGGTTTCATCCTGAGTATGTGGTAATTCTTAAGTTTGATCAGTATCGCAACCTCAAAAACTGGCTAGAGTCAGATGTAAGAAAGGAATGGATCGAGCGGTTACAACCTTTGATCGAAAAACCTGAACACATTAAAACCCTTACTGGTCTGGAGACTTGGTTTGCTTTACCTAATCAAAAAAGTCCACCACCCCGTTACAAAATGGCGATCGTGACTTGGTTTGCAGTGTTTTCCGTGATTTCTATTGTTAGCCCTTTACTTGCTCCCATTCTCACCAAACTACCTTCCATTCTTCCTCAACTTATTACCACAGGAATAGTCGTTCTTATTCTCACTTATCTGGTTATGCCTTACCTGACAAAGCTACTCAAAGGATGGCTTTATCCTAAAAGATAA
- the pgmB gene encoding beta-phosphoglucomutase — translation MKTPSSPDLIYADLIYTDWTLTESQFDPEQLHSRETVFTIGNGYLGTRGSFEEGYPHAVPTTLVHGVYDDVPVVYTELVNCPDWLSLQVIVNGERFRLDRGEIISYERQLDLRCGLLTRSLRWRSPKGNTIDLRFERFASFADPQVLGLCCQITAIDFKGKIEVQASINGYSDNQGFNHWEQLDQGKIEKESDRPSDSEGIWLQVRTRGSRIELGMAAKLTVIDVEANLQMTNTPGYPTAIATFNVVKGQTINIEKLVTLFTSQETEHPVQAAQDKLAGLPSYATLLESHRQAWVSIWEHSDIQIGGNVQAQLAVRYNLFQLLIAASPHNDRVSIPAKTLSGLGYRGHIFWDTEIFILPFFTFTQPASARNLLTYRYRTLNGARRKASDSGYKGAMFSWESAATGDEVTPLWSMPNDPYAKAVRIWCRDREIHISADIVYAVWQYWQATGDAIWLRDYGAEIILDTAIFWMSRLEWNANLERYEICGVIGADEYHEQVNNNTFTNRMVQWHLEKAVAVHDWLQQEFPDHATDLFQKLQLTSDQSLKWKEAITQIYISYNQETAVIEQCDGFFQLKDIDLSTYEPRDRSIQAVLGMDATNESQVLKQPDVLMLLYLMRDEFSDRHDSLQKNWNYYAPRTDSTYGSSLTSAIHAIVAANVGSASEAYHHFLRAAMVDLEDNRGNTPDGIHAASAGGVWQAVVFGFGGIQLKDNKPVANPHLPVSWTYLKFKLQWHNTWYSFDLASTLGQAPDIQGFIFDLDGVLTDTAEFHYRAWQKLADEEKLPFDRKANEALRGVARRESLMLIVGDRHYSEAALQEMMDRKNRYYVESIEDTTPQDVLSGVIELLKELRQLGIKIAIASASKNARPVIAKLGIADLVDAIADGYSVEKPKPAPDLFLFAANQIGIPPTKCVVVEDAPAGVAAAIAAGMWAIGLAPKEHSDRFNGTAHIVLPNLTGIHLSDIQAKLGK, via the coding sequence ATGAAAACTCCAAGCTCCCCTGATTTGATTTATGCAGATTTGATTTATACAGATTGGACTTTGACCGAATCTCAATTCGATCCCGAACAATTGCATTCTAGAGAAACCGTATTTACCATTGGCAATGGGTATTTGGGGACGCGAGGCAGCTTTGAGGAGGGCTATCCCCATGCTGTGCCAACTACCTTGGTGCATGGAGTCTATGATGATGTGCCTGTGGTTTATACGGAACTAGTTAATTGTCCTGATTGGCTCTCATTGCAAGTGATTGTGAATGGTGAGCGATTTCGGCTCGATCGCGGCGAAATTATCAGTTATGAACGTCAGCTTGACTTGCGTTGTGGGTTGCTGACGCGATCGCTACGTTGGCGTAGCCCCAAGGGAAATACCATAGACTTACGGTTTGAAAGATTTGCTAGCTTTGCCGATCCTCAAGTATTGGGCTTGTGCTGCCAAATTACAGCCATTGATTTTAAGGGAAAGATTGAGGTGCAAGCCAGTATCAATGGCTATTCTGACAATCAGGGTTTTAATCATTGGGAGCAATTAGATCAAGGCAAAATTGAAAAGGAAAGCGATCGCCCATCCGATAGCGAAGGAATTTGGCTACAGGTACGGACTCGTGGTTCGCGAATTGAACTGGGTATGGCGGCAAAGCTTACCGTGATTGATGTCGAGGCAAATTTGCAAATGACAAATACCCCAGGATATCCCACAGCGATCGCTACTTTTAATGTCGTCAAGGGACAAACCATCAACATTGAGAAGCTCGTGACCCTGTTTACATCGCAGGAAACAGAGCATCCCGTTCAAGCAGCTCAAGATAAATTGGCAGGACTTCCATCCTATGCAACTCTCCTAGAATCACATCGGCAAGCATGGGTCTCGATTTGGGAACATAGTGACATCCAGATTGGTGGCAATGTCCAGGCACAGTTAGCAGTTCGCTATAACCTATTCCAACTGTTGATCGCCGCATCTCCCCATAACGATCGCGTCAGCATTCCTGCGAAAACCCTATCAGGACTAGGCTATCGAGGTCACATTTTTTGGGATACAGAAATTTTTATTCTGCCATTTTTTACCTTCACTCAACCCGCGAGCGCCCGCAATTTGTTAACCTATCGCTATCGTACCCTCAATGGCGCAAGACGTAAGGCATCTGATAGTGGCTATAAAGGCGCGATGTTTTCTTGGGAAAGCGCGGCAACAGGTGATGAAGTAACCCCTCTTTGGTCTATGCCCAACGATCCCTATGCCAAAGCCGTAAGAATCTGGTGTCGCGATCGCGAAATTCATATTAGCGCCGACATTGTGTATGCTGTCTGGCAATATTGGCAAGCTACGGGTGACGCTATCTGGCTGAGAGATTATGGAGCGGAAATCATTCTCGATACGGCAATATTTTGGATGAGCCGATTGGAATGGAATGCCAATCTTGAACGCTATGAAATCTGTGGAGTAATCGGAGCCGATGAATACCACGAGCAGGTGAATAACAATACTTTTACCAATAGAATGGTGCAGTGGCATTTAGAAAAGGCGGTAGCAGTCCATGATTGGTTACAGCAGGAATTTCCTGATCATGCTACTGACTTATTTCAAAAGCTACAACTTACATCAGATCAATCACTGAAATGGAAAGAAGCGATCACCCAAATCTATATTTCCTATAATCAAGAAACAGCAGTAATTGAACAATGTGATGGATTCTTTCAACTTAAAGATATTGATTTAAGCACCTACGAACCTCGCGATCGCTCAATCCAAGCAGTTCTTGGCATGGACGCAACTAACGAGAGCCAAGTCCTCAAGCAACCTGATGTGTTGATGCTCCTCTACCTGATGCGTGACGAATTCAGCGATCGCCATGACTCGCTGCAAAAGAATTGGAACTACTATGCTCCTCGCACTGACAGCACCTATGGCTCATCCCTTACTTCCGCCATTCACGCGATCGTTGCCGCTAATGTAGGTTCCGCATCCGAGGCATATCATCACTTTTTACGAGCCGCCATGGTCGATCTCGAAGATAATCGCGGTAATACCCCAGATGGCATTCATGCGGCTTCCGCAGGTGGTGTCTGGCAAGCTGTAGTTTTTGGATTTGGCGGTATTCAACTGAAGGATAATAAACCTGTGGCAAATCCGCACCTTCCTGTCTCTTGGACTTATCTCAAATTTAAACTGCAATGGCATAACACTTGGTATAGTTTCGATTTAGCATCCACACTTGGTCAAGCACCTGACATTCAAGGTTTCATCTTCGATCTTGATGGAGTTTTGACAGACACTGCCGAATTCCACTATCGGGCTTGGCAGAAACTAGCTGACGAAGAAAAGCTCCCCTTCGATCGCAAGGCAAATGAAGCCCTGCGTGGGGTGGCAAGAAGAGAATCGCTGATGCTGATTGTCGGCGATCGCCATTATTCCGAAGCGGCTCTCCAAGAAATGATGGATCGCAAAAATCGCTACTATGTGGAATCAATCGAAGATACTACTCCCCAAGATGTTTTGTCAGGAGTAATTGAACTATTAAAAGAACTCAGACAATTGGGAATAAAAATTGCGATCGCCTCCGCCAGTAAGAATGCTCGACCCGTAATCGCTAAGTTAGGCATAGCCGATCTAGTGGATGCGATCGCGGATGGCTATAGTGTGGAAAAGCCCAAGCCAGCCCCCGATCTATTTCTCTTTGCTGCTAATCAGATCGGCATTCCTCCTACTAAATGCGTTGTCGTGGAAGATGCGCCTGCGGGAGTTGCGGCAGCGATCGCCGCAGGCATGTGGGCGATCGGGCTTGCGCCTAAAGAACATAGCGATCGGTTTAATGGGACTGCTCATATTGTTCTTCCAAATTTGACAGGTATCCACTTGAGCGATATACAAGCTAAATTAGGCAAATAA
- a CDS encoding ISAs1 family transposase, giving the protein MDFSTLSYYISSLPPSSTRLAKVIRQHWHIENRLHWVKDVIFNEDENKQRAGKTPINLSIIRTWVLSIFRNNGFESIKGAIDYFAHNLPAMLSLIA; this is encoded by the coding sequence ATTGACTTCAGCACTCTAAGCTACTACATCAGTTCTCTTCCTCCTAGTTCGACAAGGCTTGCCAAAGTAATTAGACAGCATTGGCATATTGAAAATCGCTTACATTGGGTAAAAGATGTCATTTTCAATGAAGATGAGAATAAGCAAAGAGCAGGTAAAACACCAATTAACCTCTCGATTATTAGAACTTGGGTACTTTCTATATTTAGAAATAATGGCTTTGAGTCAATTAAAGGCGCTATTGACTATTTTGCCCATAATTTACCCGCAATGTTATCTTTAATTGCTTAA
- a CDS encoding ArsB/NhaD family transporter, translated as MDNWQAIFTGVTFVVVIILIVTERVHLTIAAFLGALLLVAARILSLEEATRYISKSYATISLLFGVMVMVRAFEPTKVFDYLAVQIVLISKGKGSRLLLAIVGITSLVCAVLPNATTVMLLAPMIPPLAKIIGVNFVPLIILMVMVSNSAGLLTLVGDPATFIVGNGINLSFADYLTRLSFGGFISIAIIVCTLPFLFGTIWRKNIEVSDQIEIPVINHPRTLIIGGVISVFVLVLFVIGESLPTPVSPGAVALMGAGLSLFLSHHNGIDPINKVLKDVDWSTLLFFMSTFVLIGGLQKTGLISQASNLLASALGTNIALGTIVILIAMAVISSVIPNIPLVVAMVPMMKEYFVNVDLAPPLILIPGFDRQLPAEVLPLFYAMMFGATLGGNATIVGASANIVGAGISEIHGKPISFSKFAKYGIPIAALQILGALVFISLRFLVFAK; from the coding sequence ATGGACAATTGGCAAGCTATTTTTACAGGAGTGACCTTTGTAGTAGTAATTATTCTAATTGTCACTGAGAGAGTCCATTTAACGATCGCCGCTTTTTTGGGAGCGCTATTACTAGTCGCTGCTAGAATCCTGAGCTTAGAAGAGGCAACAAGGTATATCAGTAAAAGTTATGCCACTATCAGTTTGCTATTTGGCGTAATGGTTATGGTGCGAGCATTTGAGCCGACAAAAGTATTTGATTACTTAGCTGTGCAGATCGTGCTGATTTCTAAAGGTAAAGGTAGTCGGCTACTACTAGCGATCGTGGGGATTACGTCGCTTGTATGTGCAGTACTGCCGAATGCCACAACCGTAATGCTCTTGGCTCCGATGATTCCACCTTTGGCAAAAATTATAGGCGTAAATTTTGTGCCATTAATAATTTTAATGGTAATGGTATCGAATAGTGCGGGACTCTTAACACTAGTGGGTGATCCTGCAACATTTATTGTCGGCAATGGTATCAATCTTAGTTTTGCTGACTACCTTACCCGATTAAGTTTTGGCGGATTTATCTCTATTGCAATCATTGTATGTACTTTGCCATTTTTGTTTGGCACAATCTGGCGAAAGAATATAGAAGTTAGCGATCAGATTGAGATACCTGTGATCAATCATCCTAGGACGTTAATTATCGGCGGCGTAATTTCTGTATTTGTTTTAGTCCTATTCGTGATTGGCGAATCCTTGCCAACACCAGTCTCCCCTGGGGCAGTTGCCCTAATGGGTGCAGGTTTATCGCTATTTCTTTCTCACCATAACGGTATTGATCCCATTAACAAGGTTTTAAAAGATGTCGATTGGAGTACGTTGCTGTTTTTTATGTCAACTTTCGTTTTGATTGGAGGATTACAAAAAACAGGTTTAATTTCTCAGGCTTCTAATTTATTGGCATCAGCCTTAGGAACAAATATTGCGCTAGGAACGATAGTTATTTTGATAGCTATGGCTGTGATTTCTAGTGTTATTCCAAATATTCCCCTTGTGGTAGCAATGGTTCCGATGATGAAGGAATATTTTGTAAATGTCGATCTAGCGCCACCCTTGATTCTGATTCCAGGCTTTGACAGACAACTTCCCGCTGAGGTTTTACCGCTTTTCTACGCCATGATGTTTGGGGCAACTTTAGGTGGTAATGCAACTATTGTAGGAGCCTCTGCAAATATCGTTGGCGCAGGGATTTCTGAAATTCATGGAAAACCGATTTCTTTTAGTAAATTTGCTAAATATGGTATCCCTATTGCCGCATTACAAATTTTGGGAGCATTGGTTTTTATTAGTCTTAGATTCTTAGTCTTTGCAAAATAG
- a CDS encoding HAD-IIB family hydrolase: MQKLLICTDLDRTLLPNGKQPESPEARSIFKRLVSRPEVCLVYVSGRNLSLVQEAIQEYDLPTPHWVIGDVGSTIYQRDGDRWKSWQSWTQEIAVDWKGLNAVDLEPLFVDLTEISHLILQEPDQQNRFKLSYYLPLDIEKDALQQYIKLRLEEQNIAASLIYSVDEAKAIGLLDILPAKATKFHAVEFLMKQLGFDYNNTFFAGDSGNDMPLLISPVHSVLVANAHEDIIKQSQIQAKEHGNTNCLHLAKGGFLGMNGNYSAGILEGIVHYYPDTKQWI, translated from the coding sequence ATGCAAAAATTATTGATTTGTACTGACCTCGATCGCACCTTATTACCAAATGGGAAGCAACCAGAATCCCCTGAAGCGCGGTCAATATTTAAGCGTTTGGTAAGCCGTCCAGAAGTATGTTTGGTATATGTGAGTGGTAGAAATCTCTCTTTAGTCCAAGAAGCAATTCAAGAATATGATTTACCAACACCTCATTGGGTCATTGGTGATGTTGGTAGCACGATTTATCAACGCGATGGCGATCGCTGGAAATCTTGGCAAAGCTGGACGCAGGAGATTGCGGTCGATTGGAAAGGTTTAAATGCTGTGGACTTAGAGCCATTGTTTGTGGATTTAACCGAAATCTCGCATTTGATTTTGCAAGAGCCAGATCAACAAAACCGTTTTAAGCTCAGTTATTATCTGCCCTTAGATATCGAAAAAGATGCTTTACAGCAGTACATCAAACTTCGACTTGAAGAACAAAATATTGCTGCAAGTTTGATTTATAGCGTTGATGAAGCCAAAGCGATCGGCTTATTGGACATATTGCCAGCCAAGGCAACTAAATTTCATGCCGTGGAATTTTTGATGAAGCAACTGGGTTTTGATTACAACAACACGTTTTTTGCGGGTGACAGTGGCAATGATATGCCATTATTGATTAGCCCTGTGCATTCTGTTTTAGTGGCAAATGCCCATGAGGACATTATTAAACAGTCTCAAATACAAGCAAAGGAACATGGGAATACAAACTGTTTGCATTTAGCCAAGGGTGGTTTTTTGGGCATGAATGGGAACTACAGCGCAGGGATTTTAGAAGGAATTGTTCATTATTATCCAGACACAAAACAATGGATATAG
- a CDS encoding amylosucrase: MYEQISHSLLNSILDDLKPEIRRQDLRHFYTRLGANFYAIHSLFYTLYGHRDDFKLQMLRLVETMAKGYIDRSPELERLDIQREKDHNWFLSQKWVGMALYSNGFADNLSDLVSKSSYFQELGINMVHIMPILKCPDGKSDGGYAVSDFRQIDESVGDLEDVRLIAEDFRKRDILLVLDIVLNHTSDEHEWARQAMKGDSRFQDYYYIFEGREVPDMFEQSMPEVFPATDPGNFTWNPEMGKWVMTVFHDYQWDLNYSNPTVFIEMLDIILFWANQGVDVLRLDAVAFLWKKIGTSCQNERKAHLILQLMKDCCQVSAPGVLFIAEAIVAPVEVIKYFGEDAIAAKECEIAYNATLMALLWDAVATKNTKLLSQGIKSLPNKLERATWLNYVRCHDDIGFGFDDNDIRLAGYEPASHRRFLVDYFSGKFDGSARGLEFMHNEATGDGRICGSLASLVGLESALESEDKTLISDAINRILLLHGIILSFGGIPLIYNGDAIGVLNDYSFSEDPSKCNDNRWVHRPKIDWEKAELRKKQGTEQYAIFTAMKKMISIRKEISAFADFNNRELLHLENEHLLGFIRFDHQRPSEKVLVLANFDVNLQYLDLSVLSNKGFSAYSQFIDLYSGKKPTQLDESIVLQGYQFYWLTEI, encoded by the coding sequence ATGTACGAACAAATTTCTCACTCACTTTTAAATTCTATCCTTGACGATTTAAAGCCTGAAATTCGCCGTCAAGATTTGCGCCACTTTTATACCCGTCTCGGCGCAAATTTCTACGCAATCCATTCGCTTTTCTATACGCTGTATGGTCATCGTGATGATTTTAAATTGCAAATGTTGCGCCTCGTGGAAACTATGGCGAAAGGCTACATCGATCGCTCTCCAGAATTAGAGCGTTTGGATATTCAGCGAGAAAAAGACCACAACTGGTTTTTGTCCCAAAAATGGGTGGGAATGGCGCTCTATTCCAATGGATTTGCTGATAACCTCAGCGATCTAGTCAGCAAAAGCAGTTATTTTCAAGAATTGGGCATCAATATGGTGCATATTATGCCGATTTTGAAATGCCCTGATGGTAAAAGCGATGGTGGCTATGCGGTCAGTGATTTTCGCCAAATTGATGAGAGTGTGGGCGATTTGGAAGATGTTCGTCTTATTGCCGAAGATTTCCGCAAGCGAGATATTTTGCTGGTTCTGGATATTGTTCTCAATCATACTTCCGATGAACATGAATGGGCAAGGCAAGCCATGAAGGGCGATAGTCGTTTTCAAGACTATTACTATATTTTTGAAGGTCGAGAAGTCCCTGATATGTTTGAGCAGAGTATGCCAGAAGTTTTTCCTGCAACTGATCCAGGGAATTTTACTTGGAATCCTGAAATGGGAAAATGGGTGATGACAGTTTTCCATGATTATCAATGGGATTTGAATTACAGCAATCCCACTGTATTCATTGAAATGCTGGATATTATTCTGTTTTGGGCAAATCAGGGCGTGGATGTGTTGCGCCTCGATGCGGTAGCCTTTTTGTGGAAAAAGATTGGCACTTCTTGCCAAAATGAGCGCAAGGCACATCTGATTTTGCAGTTAATGAAAGACTGTTGCCAAGTTTCTGCTCCAGGAGTGTTATTTATTGCTGAAGCGATCGTTGCTCCCGTGGAAGTAATTAAGTATTTTGGCGAAGATGCGATCGCAGCTAAAGAATGCGAAATTGCCTATAACGCCACTTTGATGGCTCTACTCTGGGATGCAGTTGCCACCAAAAACACGAAACTTCTTAGTCAAGGTATCAAAAGCTTGCCAAATAAATTGGAACGAGCGACTTGGCTAAATTATGTACGTTGTCATGATGACATTGGGTTCGGTTTTGACGATAACGATATTCGCTTAGCGGGTTACGAACCTGCTTCCCACAGACGCTTTTTAGTTGATTACTTTAGCGGTAAGTTTGACGGTTCTGCTAGGGGATTAGAATTCATGCATAATGAAGCTACAGGTGATGGTCGCATCTGTGGGTCATTGGCTTCTCTAGTTGGTCTAGAATCTGCATTGGAGTCGGAAGACAAAACCTTAATTTCTGATGCTATTAATAGAATTCTCTTATTGCATGGAATTATTTTATCCTTTGGCGGAATTCCTTTGATTTATAACGGTGATGCGATCGGTGTACTGAATGATTACAGCTTTAGTGAAGATCCTAGTAAGTGTAATGATAATCGCTGGGTTCACCGTCCCAAAATTGACTGGGAAAAAGCGGAATTACGCAAAAAACAAGGAACAGAGCAATATGCGATCTTCACTGCCATGAAAAAAATGATTTCTATTCGCAAAGAAATCTCTGCATTTGCCGATTTTAATAATCGTGAATTGCTCCACCTAGAAAATGAACACTTGCTCGGTTTTATTCGGTTCGATCATCAGCGCCCATCGGAGAAAGTGCTAGTACTTGCCAATTTTGATGTAAATCTGCAATATTTAGACTTGTCAGTATTAAGTAATAAGGGTTTTAGCGCCTATAGTCAGTTTATCGATTTATATAGCGGTAAAAAGCCCACTCAACTTGATGAGAGCATTGTTCTGCAAGGTTATCAGTTTTACTGGTTGACAGAGATATAA